The region CTAAATTCTGTTGCTGCTTCTGCTCAAGAATCGGAAAAAAGTCCTACACAGCATCCTAGCGGTTGGTATGTGGGCGTATATAAAACGTTTCATAACTCAACTAAGTTCACCTTAGATTCTTCTTCTGCAACTGAAAATGCAGGCCCACAATATGGCGCGAGTGTCGGATACGATTTCGCTTTAACATCCAATTTTGTATTGGGTGCTGAAGCTGAATATCGCGAGTTAGGCTCAGAGGTTTATTCGCAGCTTATTAAAATTCGCACTGATGGTTATTCATTTAACCTTGTTCCTAAATATTACTTAACCGATCACTGGTTTGTTGGTGCTCTAATTGGTTATGGCTATTACCAAGTGATTGCGAAAGTGCCGTTACTTTCTATTGAAGAGAAAGTGTCACATAGTGCAATGCAATTTGGTGCGGAAACGGGTTGGCGTTGGGATAACGGTATTTCAGCTGTAGTAGGCTATCGCTATATTCCATTATCTGAAGATGAAACCGGTTTGGATTATACGAGTGTGACTGCAGGATTGCGTTACCAGTTCTAATCCAAACCTTATGAAGATATGACCTAACGTCTATTTCAGCTTAATTCTACTTAGCTTGCCCTTAACATGGGTGAGCTAGAAAAAATAAGTTGTGACAAAAGCGTACCGTCAACCAAATCAATCGGTTTGTAACGGGCAAAAGCAATCGCTTCTGGGGTGAAAGTCCCACAGGTTAATAGAATTGCTCGTCCAGCTTGGCGGTCCAACAGTGTGTCGTACAACTCGCGGACTGCTTTTACTCCCACCTTACTGCTTTGCCAGTATTTGCAATTCACCAACACTAAGGTATGGCCCTTTTTGAGTTCCATATCCACCGTGTCTTCATCGCTGTAATCGAGCTTTTGGGTTACTGTGTACCCCTGCTGGCGATACGCGTCACTGACTAACGCTTCAAATTCTAACCATGATAATTGAGCGAGCTGATGCTCAGCTGAATGGCCATTACTTCCTTGCTTGATATAAACCGTACGGATAGCGAAATAAACGGGTAACAGCAGTATCAGGGACAATAACGGAGCTATGAGAGATAACGCTTCTTGCCACTGTGGTAGATGTGCAATCAGCATGGGGTTGGTCGAGGCTTGTAGCTGTGGAGGAACCCACTCGGTTAGCAATAGATAGGTCAATATGGATAAACAGATGCAAATCCACGGGGGAATTTTTGCCATCTTACTTAACCATGTTCGATGTCGTTTCATAATCCTGTGCATAAAAGAAGAAGAGATATCGTAAGGCGAATAAGCCTACGGACTAACGGGGTATTGTGCTACCGAGAGGGACATATCACAAGCGGTGTTGGACAAAAAAGCGAACTGTAAACGCAAAAAAGCCTGATGAGTTTCCTCATCAGGCTTTTGTAATTTGGCCCTCCCAGACTCAACTTTAAAGATTAACATTATGTTAATTAATATATTTTCAATTCTTATTTTTAGTTATTGGTACATTTAGTGGTACATCAGGGTAAAGCCAATAATGTTGTTCTTTCAAAATCTAAGTGATTTACGATAAATCTCGGCTGGATCACATTAGTATCAGTCGGAGTTTAATCGCTTTCAATTTGGGATGGAAAGTTTCACGAGATTTTGTAGCAAGGTCGGTATAGGTCTAGGATGATTAACTGACGTAGTCGATCAGGTATCCTGTCCCTAATTTTTTCATCGAATGACGCAAATATGGAATCATTTCAAATCAGATGGGTTACCTAGTAACCAGTATGCTTAAGAGGTTGCTATGGCTAGCCAAACTGGTGGTATTAACTACGGTACTTTTGTTGCACAACGAGCTAAATTATTTACACCGCCAAATTTTAGTTGGCTTTTGGCGGTGTGATATTATTTTCTTTTCATATCATCATAAGCTTGCTCTATTAGATATTGAACTAAAGAGTTTTTCTTTTTGTCATGGTGCTTAGAAAGCTCATTTAGTTTTTTAGTTATATCTGTAGACATTTCGAAGTTATAGGCTTTAACATTGTTCCTTTTATTTAATTTTCTATGTGAATGTTGATTCCATTTTAAATTTATTTTATGTAAATATTCACTTTTGGAAATGTGCTCAATGTTAATTAATGAATATCGTGACGAATAAAAGCTGTTACTACCCCACAAAAATAAACTCATTGATAATGCATATTGCTGTAGTTTATTAATTGGTGGGACTTCTTGAGGTAAGTTAACCCCATCATTATTGAACTGTTTCAAAAACCAATTAGCTTTATCTTGGTTTTTATCATATGTGTATTCAAAGTATTTAGAGCGTCTAAACTCAATATACTTATTTTTTATTAATTTTATTGTATTTTCTTGATTGTAAATATCCATAAATCTAATGGAGTCATGAATTAATATTGTTGATATTGACTTTTTTATTTTTGATTTTATGTCAAACACTGGTACGGAAGAGTTAAACATCTGATTTGTGTTTGTTATAGATGGGAATAAACTTTCAAAATTAAAATTTAGTAATCTTTGCTCTTCTATTGAGGATGATTTTTTTAGTAAGAATAGATACCAAATAAAATAATTGGCAATAATATCGTCACCATCTATCCAGTCAAAACTGTTTAGAGATACATGGCGGTTATTAAAATTAAATAATGCACTTTTGGAAATTAAATTTCTATTATTTTCTAGTAATCTTTTCGTTTTTTCTATTTTCCAATTTATATCTGAGTTTTTATTGTTAAATAGTTGTTCTGTAATAATAGTTTCGAATAGAAATCTAGGGTCCTTTATTTCAATTGGTACAGCATCCATGGTCGATTATCCATTAATTTTATAGTGATTAAATAGTAATTACTTAGTAATTATAAAGTTTTTTTAAAGTACGTTTTCATTCTACTATGCCAGTGGTTATCACGAGATACTGTGTCCTTTACCCCACTTTTCGAGTATGAGTAAGGGCTATAACACTTTTACAGAGAATCAGGCAGATTTCTATCATCTCTGTTGTGGATAGACTTTTAATCATCAATCAATAATTTTTTACACTGTCACTATTAAGTATGCATATGTGATTAATCTGTGCATGATAAATGCTTTTGGAATGATGTTTTCTTAGAGTGAATTTATGACGGGAAAGGATATGGCATGTGAATAACCATAAGGGATAAGCGGATTCTAATTGTGGGGATTTATGTCGGTATAATAATATAAGCAATTCCAATTTATTAACCTATCTAATCTACCTACCATTAATAACCAACATTAATTTACATACTCACCTTACCTTATGAACCTAAATAAGTAATCATAAGGATAAGAAAATGAGAGTTCCTGGTAATAGCAACTTAACTGTTTTTGAAGGTAAGTATTTTAATGGTATGAAAGTTTACCCTGCACAGTTAGTGAAAGAATACTTGGAGTGTATTGAGAAGTTTCTTGATATGAGTTTGAATGAGCATTCAAGGTTATATGTTTTTAGGTTTGATTTAAGATATCCCAACAAGTATTTTTGTTTTTCTGAAAACTCTGATATTTCCACCTTTATTGCTCGGCTGAATTCAAGATTAGTAGCGGATTTAAAGAGAAAGGGAAAAGACGGAAAATCAAATATGCGCTACGTTTGGGTTAAAGAGAGAGAAGACTCAGATAACGATCATTACCATGTGGCTATTAGTCTGAATAAAGATGTGTATTTTACAAAAGGTCTTTTTGGTGGGAAAGACCGTAACTTATCTAAAATGATTCAAGATGCATGGGAATCTGTTATCGATAATTGTATTCCAGGACAGGCAGGATTAGTTCATTTTTGTGAAAATGGCGATTACTGGCTAAATGTTAAAGATAATAAAGGCGATAAGTATAAAAAATGCTTTGAACGGTTGAGTTATCTCGCAAAAACTAAAACTAAACATTTTGGAACCGGACAAAAGAACATTGGATCAAGCCGAAAATAAACAAAAAAAATAAGGAACGGTTTGTCCCTTATTTAATTTTGACTTAAAAGCCGAGGAGGTATCCTAAGCCTCCTGCTATTCCCCCTAGTGCCCCACCTATAAGCACGCCCACTTTCTTACCTGGTGAACCAAACAATTCTCCTAGCTCAGAGCCGATGGTTGCGCCAGCAGAAGAACAGGCGACTATTGCCTCCCAGAGGCTTTCTGTCGTCTTTTTTTGGTAGTCTTGGGCATCATTGTCAGACCAGTTCGATTCACTCTTAGAAATGGTTTTGTTAGCGATGAGCACCCGTTTATTGATAGGTAATTTGCTTACAATGAGATACAGCAGTTTAGCCAAGTTATACGGGCGTTGCTGGTGGCCTGGATAACTGTAACCTGCTGAATAATAGATAGGTGACACGGTGACCCCTGTGGCTTTCTTGATGCGTTGAGTTAGAGAGTCAACTTTACGGTCGAGGAAGTCACTCGCTTCAGGTGTGGGTTGGTTAAGCTTATGGTCCCAGGCATTGGGGCCTTTTAAAGCGACATCTGCTTGGTTAATCGCAATGATGAGTCTTTCTTCAGGGTTTGGCCCAAGATTGGGTATTAAGACCTCATTGATGAGAGAGATCGTTGTGCCTAAATCTCTAGTCCCTCCGTCTACAATGACAAGCACCAAGTCAATCAGGGCCTGGCCTGAGCTATCCGCGACGGCCAACTTCCTTTTAATTTTTTGTCGATGCTTGTTGTCTTCTTCAACCCCATCTCCCAGCCCTGGAGTATCCCAAAGAACCAAGTTATTGAGTGTATAACAGTTGATGTCTTGCGTGAGTGGATCGGTATCGTAACCAACTTGTGCTATCGACATATCGAATAGCGCATTAATGGTTGAACTCTTACCAGCGCCAGTGGCACCGGTAATGAGGATATTCAACTGTGATGATTTAAGACGTTGCAGGTTTCGCATTACGGTCGATTTCGCTCCTGCCGAAAAAGCCGAGTGATTGACTAGCTGCTCTAACTCTGTAAATAGGTTTTGTTTATTGAACATAAATGCCTCTTGGTGTTGGTGCTTTTTCTAAATGCCCAAAATTTACATTTCTCCCTCTCCATATGACCTAAACCATTGGAGATAAGAAAATGACTAAATTAATGCGTTTGAAAGAAGTAATGGAAATGACTGGACTAAGCCGTTCTTACGTTTATCAACTGATGGCAGAAGGGGATTTCCCTCAGTCTGTATCGTTGGGTGCTCGCGCGGTAGCATGGGTTGAAAGTGAAGTGCAGGATTGGATTCTTGAACGGATTGCACAAAGGGATGGCGGAGTTGAAACTCAAGTGGCTAATTAACTCTTACTTGAATCTCATCTAAGCAACCATCCTCAACATAGTTCAGAAAGTTCGTTTCCCAGAACTGATATAACTCCCTGACTTCTCGATGTTGGATATCTTGCCAGCCACACAT is a window of Vibrio porteresiae DSM 19223 DNA encoding:
- a CDS encoding porin family protein, which translates into the protein MIIKKICLSVVACACLNSVAASAQESEKSPTQHPSGWYVGVYKTFHNSTKFTLDSSSATENAGPQYGASVGYDFALTSNFVLGAEAEYRELGSEVYSQLIKIRTDGYSFNLVPKYYLTDHWFVGALIGYGYYQVIAKVPLLSIEEKVSHSAMQFGAETGWRWDNGISAVVGYRYIPLSEDETGLDYTSVTAGLRYQF
- a CDS encoding restriction endonuclease, with protein sequence MAKIPPWICICLSILTYLLLTEWVPPQLQASTNPMLIAHLPQWQEALSLIAPLLSLILLLPVYFAIRTVYIKQGSNGHSAEHQLAQLSWLEFEALVSDAYRQQGYTVTQKLDYSDEDTVDMELKKGHTLVLVNCKYWQSSKVGVKAVRELYDTLLDRQAGRAILLTCGTFTPEAIAFARYKPIDLVDGTLLSQLIFSSSPMLRAS
- a CDS encoding inovirus Gp2 family protein, which codes for MRVPGNSNLTVFEGKYFNGMKVYPAQLVKEYLECIEKFLDMSLNEHSRLYVFRFDLRYPNKYFCFSENSDISTFIARLNSRLVADLKRKGKDGKSNMRYVWVKEREDSDNDHYHVAISLNKDVYFTKGLFGGKDRNLSKMIQDAWESVIDNCIPGQAGLVHFCENGDYWLNVKDNKGDKYKKCFERLSYLAKTKTKHFGTGQKNIGSSRK
- a CDS encoding GTPase family protein, which codes for MFNKQNLFTELEQLVNHSAFSAGAKSTVMRNLQRLKSSQLNILITGATGAGKSSTINALFDMSIAQVGYDTDPLTQDINCYTLNNLVLWDTPGLGDGVEEDNKHRQKIKRKLAVADSSGQALIDLVLVIVDGGTRDLGTTISLINEVLIPNLGPNPEERLIIAINQADVALKGPNAWDHKLNQPTPEASDFLDRKVDSLTQRIKKATGVTVSPIYYSAGYSYPGHQQRPYNLAKLLYLIVSKLPINKRVLIANKTISKSESNWSDNDAQDYQKKTTESLWEAIVACSSAGATIGSELGELFGSPGKKVGVLIGGALGGIAGGLGYLLGF
- a CDS encoding helix-turn-helix transcriptional regulator, with translation MTKLMRLKEVMEMTGLSRSYVYQLMAEGDFPQSVSLGARAVAWVESEVQDWILERIAQRDGGVETQVAN